Proteins encoded together in one Cardiocondyla obscurior isolate alpha-2009 linkage group LG07, Cobs3.1, whole genome shotgun sequence window:
- the LOC139104429 gene encoding XK-related protein 6-like, translating to MEERNHKRRSYHLANVFPGIHSDVNVLDTVDLPSETPCISRLDIFYLVCSIIMHIVDMGFDYNIAIRYYLGSKITYFAWTMCLIFIPSLINVIISRRMQYQDKELNSGTNTLGYRKTTCLLIKNGLYPVIAIILQLAPVIHYWETLKCALKARKSNKSGDRLSEKRYYLRMLKEDQDVALLRVFECFLEAAPQQVLQLTLMLKHYHNEINLEFIHQVASIVSSLISMGWAMASYHRSIRLAQQNKSNIGVIGTVLQFLWHFCITVARILSLGVVASIWPIYTIICCLIHWIIMTIWILIESHGILEFCRTYNHPPHMLPTFKERIYSILFAKVIGIVHIFIYLNAVDSNTFWKHLCFYVLCFVENITSNLLWRFTSSLEVKEAWYFDVFFITCIASFFLGILAMIIYYTTFHPSKKHRASSQAI from the exons ATGGAGGAAAGAAATCACAAACGTCGTTCGTATCATCTCGCCAACGTATTTCCAGGAATACATTCCGATGTTAATGTTCTTGACACCGTTGACTTGCCGTCGGAGACGCCGTGCATCTCCAGGCTGGATATCTTCTACCTAGTGTGTTCTATAATCATGCATATTGTAGACATGGGTTTTGATTACAATATTGCTATTCGGTATTACTTAGGTAGTAAAATAACGTACTTTGCTTGGACAATGTGCCTAATATTCATTCCATCATTGATTAACGTCATCATCAGCAGGAGGATGCAGTATCAGGACAAAGAA TTAAACTCTGGGACTAATACATTGGGCTATCGCAAAACAACTTGTTTATTGATCAAAAATGGATTGTATCCTGTGATTGCCATTATTTTACAACTGGCACCAGTAATACATTATTGGGAAACCTTGAAATGTGCATTAAAAGCACGTAAATCTAATAAATCAGGAGATCGTCTCAGtgaaaaaagatattacttAAGAATGCTCAAAGAGGATCAAGATGTTGCCTTGCTAAGAGTATTTGAGTGTTTCCTAGAAGCTGCACCTCAGCAAGTTCTCCAATTGACTTTGATGCTAAAGCATTACCATAATGAGATTAATCTTGAAT TTATACATCAAGTAGCAAGTATTGTTAGCTCTCTTATAAGTATGGGTTGGGCAATGGCCAGCTATCATCGTAGCATTCGATTAGCTCAACAAAATAAGTCAAACATTGGTGTTATAGGAACTGTGTTACAATTTTTGTGGCACTTTTGCATCACag TGGCAAGAATCTTATCTCTCGGTGTTGTTGCAAGCATCTGGCCTATATATACTATAATCTGTTGTTTAATACATTGGATAATTATGACAATATGGATTTTGATTGAATCTCATGGAATATTAGAGTTCTGTCGGACTTACAATCACCCACCACATATGCTGCCAACGTTTAAAGAACgcatttattcaatattatttgccAAAGTTATTGGCATAgttcacatttttatatatttaaacgcTGTAGATAGCAACACATTTTGGAAAcatttatgtttttatgtgTTATGCTTTGTGGAAAATATTACCTCAAATCTATTGTGGCGATTTACATCTTCTCTCGAGGTTAAAGAAGCATGGTAttttgacgttttttttattacttgtattgcttcttttttcttagGAATTCTAGCAATGATAATATACTATACTACATTCCATCCTTCAAAAAAACATCGTGCTTCATCACAAGCCATATAA
- the LOC139104428 gene encoding dynein light chain roadblock-type 2-like has translation MAQEVEETMKRIQSHKGVVGTIVVNAEGIPIKSTLDNTTTVQYAGLISQLSDKARSVVRDLDPTNDLTFLRIRSKKHEIMVAPDKEFILIVVQNPVD, from the exons ATG gCACAAGAGGTCGAAGAAACCATGAAACGGATTCAGTCTCATAAGGGAGTAGTTGGTACAATAGTAGTGAATGCAGAAG GTATTCCAATAAAATCAACATTAGACAATACAACAACCGTTCAATACGCAGGTTTGATAAGTCAATTATCAGACAAAGCTCGTTCCGTTGTACGTGACTTGGATCCGACAAATGATTTAACGTTCTTGCGTATTCGTAGcaaaaaacatgaaattatggTTGCACCAGATAaggaatttatattaatagtaGTGCAAAATCCAGTTGATTGA